In the Rubidibacter lacunae KORDI 51-2 genome, one interval contains:
- the thrS gene encoding threonine--tRNA ligase: MQSAEQSAERAEQSPEPIHLPRTSESEQLKRIRHTASHVLAMAVQRLFPKAQVTIGPWTEAGFYYDFDSPESFADKDLKAIQKEMVKIVKKKLPVVREVVSREEAERRIREIQEPYKLEILADIKTDPISIYHLGDEWWDLCAGPHLESTADLNPKAIALESVAGAYWRGDENKQQLQRIYGTAWETPKQLAEYKRRKEEAQRRDHRKLGKELGLFLFADPVGPGLPLWTPKGTILRDLLQDFLKQEQVARGYLPVISPHIARVDLFKTSGHWQKYKEDMFPMMAESAEAAAEELGFVLKPMNCPFHIQIYKNELRSYRNLPLRLAEFGTVYRYEQSGELGGLTRVRGFTVDDSHLFVTPEQLDAEFLNVVDLILSVLTSLQLKDFRARLSFRDPDSDKYIGSEEAWNKAENAIRRAVQHMGMEHFEGIGEAAFYGPKLDFIFRDALEREWQLGTVQVDYNLPERFDLTYVAEDGSRQRPVMIHRAPFGSLERLIGILIEEYAGDFPLWLAPVQVRLLPVSDAHLEYAQQVAIQMRSRGIRAEADTSGERLGKSIRNAEKEKIPVMAVVGAQEVESNNLSIRTRAHGELGSLPVSEVLDKLTDTIARRITF, from the coding sequence ATGCAGAGTGCCGAGCAGAGTGCCGAGCGCGCCGAACAGTCTCCAGAACCTATCCACCTGCCCCGCACGAGCGAGTCCGAACAGCTCAAGCGCATCCGCCATACTGCATCGCACGTGTTGGCAATGGCCGTACAGCGATTGTTCCCCAAGGCGCAGGTCACGATCGGACCGTGGACAGAAGCCGGTTTCTATTACGACTTCGATAGCCCGGAATCTTTTGCAGACAAGGATCTGAAGGCCATCCAAAAGGAGATGGTCAAGATCGTCAAGAAAAAGTTGCCCGTCGTGCGCGAGGTCGTCAGCCGCGAAGAAGCCGAGCGCCGCATTCGCGAGATTCAGGAACCCTACAAGCTCGAGATTCTGGCAGATATCAAAACCGATCCGATCTCGATTTATCACCTCGGCGACGAGTGGTGGGATCTCTGTGCTGGACCGCACTTGGAATCAACGGCTGATTTGAATCCCAAGGCGATCGCGCTCGAATCTGTAGCCGGGGCGTACTGGCGCGGCGACGAAAATAAGCAGCAGCTCCAACGCATTTACGGCACGGCATGGGAAACGCCCAAGCAGTTAGCCGAATACAAGCGCCGCAAGGAAGAAGCCCAACGTCGCGACCATCGCAAGCTCGGGAAAGAACTCGGACTGTTTCTGTTTGCCGATCCGGTCGGACCGGGACTGCCGCTGTGGACGCCGAAGGGCACGATCTTGCGCGACCTTCTGCAAGATTTCCTCAAGCAAGAGCAAGTCGCGCGCGGTTACTTGCCGGTGATTTCGCCACACATCGCGCGCGTGGATCTCTTTAAAACATCGGGACACTGGCAGAAGTACAAAGAAGACATGTTCCCGATGATGGCGGAGTCGGCTGAAGCGGCTGCCGAGGAGTTGGGCTTCGTGCTCAAGCCGATGAACTGTCCGTTCCACATCCAGATTTACAAGAACGAGCTGCGGTCTTACCGGAATCTGCCGCTGCGGTTAGCGGAGTTCGGGACGGTGTATCGATACGAACAGTCGGGCGAACTCGGCGGATTAACGCGAGTGCGCGGCTTCACCGTAGACGACTCGCACTTATTCGTGACGCCGGAGCAGCTCGACGCGGAGTTTCTCAATGTCGTGGACTTGATCCTGTCGGTGCTGACGAGTTTGCAGCTGAAGGACTTCCGCGCGCGCTTGAGCTTCCGCGATCCGGACTCCGACAAATATATCGGCTCCGAAGAGGCCTGGAATAAGGCCGAGAATGCCATTCGCCGCGCTGTCCAGCATATGGGTATGGAACATTTCGAGGGCATCGGCGAAGCTGCCTTTTACGGTCCAAAACTAGACTTCATCTTCCGCGATGCCCTGGAGCGCGAGTGGCAGCTCGGGACGGTGCAGGTCGATTACAACCTGCCAGAGCGCTTCGATTTAACTTACGTGGCAGAAGATGGCTCGCGCCAGCGTCCGGTGATGATTCACCGCGCGCCGTTTGGATCCTTAGAGCGCCTGATCGGCATCCTCATTGAGGAATATGCCGGGGATTTCCCGCTCTGGCTCGCGCCCGTGCAAGTGCGGTTGCTGCCGGTCAGCGACGCGCATTTGGAATACGCGCAGCAGGTTGCAATTCAGATGCGATCGCGCGGCATCCGTGCCGAGGCGGATACCAGCGGCGAGCGCTTGGGCAAGTCGATTCGCAACGCAGAGAAGGAAAAGATTCCCGTGATGGCAGTGGTCGGTGCGCAAGAAGTGGAGTCGAACAATTTGAGCATCCGCACGCGTGCCCATGGCGAACTCGGATCGCTGCCCGTTTCGGAGGTCTTGGATAAGCTGACGGACACGATCGCCCGTCGCATCACCTTCTAG
- a CDS encoding glycosyltransferase produces MAIAGVTIVGLALASWLVLVVVLGQFWRADQRLEAIVSPTYPSVCAVVPARNEAVLLPTTLRSLLSQDYAGSFRIVLVDDQSTDGTGTIAQQTAEQLHFTERLDAIASQPLPAGWTGKLWAMEQGRRFVAERYPETEWLLLTDADIQHDPLNLQQLVAKAVGDRRDLVSLMVLLRSETAWERWLIPAFVYFFMQLYPFRWANDPQRSLAAAAGGCILIRCAALEEIGGFAAVRTALIDDCALAAAVKGRGRRIWLGLTQHTMSLRSYPSLASIWDMVARTAYAQLRYSPLLLVLTVLGMTLVYLVPPLGTLWGVARGEWLVAALSAIAWLLMAATYLPTLKFYERSRLWSLGLPAIAALYTAMTVDSAWRHWRGRGGRWKGRAYAQVP; encoded by the coding sequence ATGGCAATCGCAGGCGTGACGATCGTGGGGCTGGCATTAGCAAGTTGGCTGGTGCTGGTGGTAGTTTTGGGGCAATTTTGGCGGGCAGACCAGCGGCTAGAGGCAATCGTGTCGCCAACCTATCCGTCAGTGTGTGCGGTGGTGCCCGCGCGCAATGAAGCAGTCTTGCTGCCGACAACGCTGCGATCGCTGCTGTCCCAGGACTATGCCGGTTCGTTCCGTATTGTTTTGGTGGACGACCAGAGTACGGACGGCACGGGCACGATCGCGCAACAAACTGCCGAACAACTTCACTTTACGGAGCGGCTGGACGCGATTGCGTCGCAGCCCTTGCCCGCTGGGTGGACGGGTAAACTATGGGCGATGGAGCAGGGGCGGCGCTTTGTAGCCGAGCGCTATCCGGAGACCGAGTGGCTGTTGCTGACCGACGCGGACATTCAACACGATCCGCTCAATCTGCAGCAGTTAGTGGCTAAGGCAGTGGGCGATCGCCGCGATTTGGTCTCGCTGATGGTGCTGTTGCGCAGCGAGACGGCGTGGGAACGCTGGCTGATTCCGGCATTCGTGTACTTCTTCATGCAGCTCTATCCGTTTCGTTGGGCGAACGACCCGCAACGATCGCTGGCCGCGGCAGCCGGCGGCTGCATTTTGATCCGGTGCGCGGCACTAGAGGAAATCGGTGGGTTTGCGGCGGTGCGGACGGCGCTGATCGACGATTGCGCGCTAGCGGCAGCCGTGAAAGGCCGCGGCCGTCGGATTTGGTTGGGGCTTACGCAGCACACGATGAGCTTGCGGTCATATCCCTCGCTGGCGAGTATTTGGGATATGGTGGCACGCACGGCATACGCACAGTTGCGTTACTCCCCGCTACTGCTGGTCCTGACGGTGTTGGGCATGACATTGGTATATTTAGTGCCGCCGTTGGGGACGCTGTGGGGGGTCGCCCGCGGGGAATGGTTGGTGGCTGCACTGAGCGCGATCGCGTGGTTGCTGATGGCAGCCACGTACCTACCGACCCTGAAATTTTACGAGCGATCGCGGCTTTGGAGTTTGGGATTGCCCGCGATCGCCGCGCTTTATACGGCAATGACCGTGGATTCGGCGTGGCGGCATTGGCGCGGTCGAGGCGGACGTTGGAAAGGGCGTGCCTACGCCCAAGTGCCCTGA
- a CDS encoding ATP-dependent Clp protease adaptor ClpS, with product MRADDTHVLLVFDDNVNTMDRLVDCLASLPRITEGRAIELTMRVHNEGAAIVWAGSKTDAVTCTAVIADNGLSVRMTSIAPADTTN from the coding sequence ATGCGGGCGGATGATACGCACGTCCTGTTGGTCTTTGATGACAACGTCAATACGATGGATCGTTTGGTTGATTGCTTGGCTTCTCTCCCCAGAATTACTGAGGGCCGAGCGATCGAGCTGACGATGCGAGTGCACAATGAAGGCGCTGCCATCGTATGGGCGGGATCGAAGACGGACGCTGTTACATGCACCGCCGTCATAGCAGATAACGGCTTGAGCGTTCGCATGACTTCGATCGCGCCCGCCGACACCACGAACTAG
- the lipA gene encoding lipoyl synthase yields MDRQNRNVTVKPDWLRVKAPQQQRVGSVKAILRDLGLNTVCEEASCPNIGECFHNGTATFLIMGPACTRACPYCDIDFEKRPQALDPLEPLNLAEAVSRLGLAHVVITSVNRDDLHDGGAAQFVRSIDAIRKVSPQTTIELLIPDLCGNWDALAAILRAEPDVLNHNTETVSRLYRRVRPQGDYRRSLDLLQAARQLAPWVYTKSGIMVGWDETDAEVRQVMRDLRAVDCDILTVGQYLQPTQKHLGVRQFVTPEQFATWQAYGEEIGFLQVVSSPLTRSSYHAEQVRSLMERYPRAKASRSPNT; encoded by the coding sequence ATCGATCGCCAAAATAGAAACGTGACAGTAAAACCAGACTGGCTGCGAGTTAAAGCTCCTCAGCAACAGCGCGTTGGTAGCGTCAAGGCAATCCTGCGCGACCTCGGTCTCAACACCGTGTGCGAAGAAGCCTCTTGCCCCAATATTGGTGAGTGCTTCCACAACGGAACGGCAACGTTTCTGATTATGGGTCCGGCCTGCACGCGCGCCTGTCCTTATTGCGACATCGATTTCGAGAAGCGCCCGCAAGCCCTCGATCCGCTGGAACCGCTGAACCTTGCCGAAGCTGTGTCGCGCCTGGGACTTGCCCACGTCGTGATCACGTCGGTCAATCGCGACGATTTGCACGATGGTGGAGCGGCTCAGTTTGTTCGCAGTATTGACGCAATTCGCAAAGTCTCGCCGCAGACGACAATCGAATTGTTAATCCCCGACCTCTGCGGGAACTGGGACGCATTGGCGGCGATTCTGCGCGCCGAGCCAGACGTACTCAACCACAATACCGAGACGGTCTCGCGTCTCTATCGCCGCGTGCGCCCGCAGGGAGATTACCGGCGATCGCTCGACCTGTTGCAAGCCGCGCGCCAGCTTGCACCGTGGGTTTACACCAAGTCCGGGATCATGGTCGGCTGGGACGAAACCGATGCCGAAGTCCGGCAGGTGATGCGCGACCTGCGGGCAGTCGATTGCGATATCCTGACCGTCGGACAATATTTGCAACCGACGCAAAAGCACCTGGGCGTTCGGCAATTCGTAACGCCCGAGCAATTTGCCACTTGGCAAGCTTACGGGGAAGAGATCGGCTTCCTACAGGTCGTATCCTCACCGCTGACGCGGAGTTCTTATCACGCCGAGCAGGTGCGATCGCTGATGGAGCGCTACCCGCGCGCGAAAGCATCGCGATCGCCGAATACGTGA
- the rpsP gene encoding 30S ribosomal protein S16 yields MIKLRLKRLGKKRETYYRIVAIDSRTRRDGRPIEELGIYNPRTGETRLNVPAIVKRLRDGAEPTETVGSILKKAQVSKASPIPESV; encoded by the coding sequence ATGATCAAGTTGCGCCTGAAACGACTGGGAAAGAAGCGAGAGACTTACTATCGCATCGTGGCGATAGACAGCCGTACGCGCCGCGACGGCCGGCCGATTGAGGAACTGGGCATTTATAACCCTCGTACGGGCGAGACGCGCCTAAACGTTCCGGCCATTGTCAAGCGACTTCGGGACGGAGCCGAGCCAACCGAGACAGTTGGCAGCATCCTGAAGAAAGCCCAAGTGTCCAAGGCATCTCCGATACCCGAGTCAGTTTGA
- a CDS encoding KH domain-containing protein, which translates to MPDPTPSIKPVATKPDYANLLRFLILPLLDTPDALRVDCEAYGQSQRVWVRVAFEQSEKGRVFGRGGRNIQAIRSVLGAAARAANQSVHLDIYGSGGDRSYGNGDGGGRRGGGRGRRPRRPTVGS; encoded by the coding sequence ATGCCCGATCCGACCCCATCAATCAAACCTGTAGCCACAAAACCCGATTACGCCAACCTGCTGAGGTTTTTGATCTTGCCGCTCCTCGACACGCCCGACGCACTGCGCGTCGATTGTGAGGCTTACGGTCAAAGCCAGCGAGTTTGGGTCAGGGTCGCCTTCGAGCAGTCCGAAAAGGGACGCGTTTTCGGTCGCGGCGGGCGCAACATCCAGGCAATTCGTTCGGTGCTCGGTGCGGCCGCGCGCGCGGCGAATCAGTCCGTACATCTCGATATCTACGGTTCCGGGGGCGATCGCTCTTACGGCAACGGGGATGGTGGCGGTCGACGCGGCGGCGGTCGCGGACGGCGTCCCCGGCGACCCACAGTCGGGTCCTAA
- a CDS encoding PhoH family protein: MAEASETIELPSSDSAIALSGPREENLRALAERTGAKLVMRGQELSISGLPQHVERCAQLVRSLEPYWCEGKAITGVELKTALQAQATGRMDDWRELQQDVLMRTRRSDPIRAKTFHQRQYVRAIQSHDITFCIGPAGTGKTYLAAVLAVKALLAGECERLILTRPAVEAGEKLGFLPGDLQQKVNPFLRPLYDALYELIESDRIPDLMARGTIEVAPLGYMRGRTLSNAFVIVDEAQNTTPAQIKMVLTRLGFGSRMVVTGDVTQTDLPTHQESGLAVALKILKSVDGIAVCRLTQADVIRHPLVQRIVAAYERHEQR; encoded by the coding sequence ATGGCAGAGGCGTCAGAAACAATCGAACTCCCGAGCAGCGACAGCGCGATCGCGCTGTCCGGTCCGCGCGAAGAGAACTTGCGGGCATTGGCAGAACGCACGGGCGCGAAGCTAGTGATGCGCGGTCAGGAGCTGTCGATCTCCGGCCTGCCGCAGCACGTGGAACGCTGCGCCCAACTCGTGCGCTCGCTGGAGCCCTATTGGTGTGAAGGCAAGGCCATTACTGGCGTCGAACTGAAGACGGCGCTGCAAGCCCAAGCGACCGGACGCATGGACGACTGGCGCGAGTTGCAGCAAGACGTACTGATGCGCACCCGACGGAGCGATCCGATTCGGGCAAAGACATTTCACCAGCGGCAGTACGTGCGGGCTATTCAGTCCCACGACATCACGTTTTGTATTGGACCGGCCGGCACGGGCAAAACATACCTCGCTGCTGTACTGGCAGTAAAAGCGCTGCTGGCCGGCGAGTGCGAGCGGTTGATCTTGACGCGGCCGGCTGTGGAAGCGGGCGAGAAGTTGGGCTTTTTGCCCGGCGACCTGCAGCAGAAGGTCAATCCGTTTCTGCGGCCGCTGTACGACGCGCTTTACGAGCTGATCGAGAGCGATCGCATTCCGGATCTAATGGCTCGAGGCACGATCGAAGTTGCGCCGCTGGGTTACATGCGCGGGCGCACGTTAAGCAATGCTTTTGTCATTGTGGACGAGGCGCAAAACACCACGCCGGCCCAAATCAAGATGGTCCTGACGCGCTTGGGCTTCGGTTCCCGTATGGTCGTCACAGGGGACGTGACGCAAACAGACTTACCAACCCATCAAGAATCTGGCTTAGCCGTAGCGCTAAAGATTCTAAAATCTGTGGATGGGATCGCCGTCTGTCGGCTGACACAGGCAGATGTGATTCGGCATCCCCTCGTACAGCGCATCGTGGCCGCATACGAACGCCACGAGCAACGTTAG
- a CDS encoding DUF2605 domain-containing protein: MLKAVLGPLLADFQYWFSRSRDMLETRDLPMLQPEERDRLLERLKQAQLEVTAAEGLFRATDGAVGIDMNAVAPWHQLVTECWRVSALSRQSTGITEADRTDESAEA; encoded by the coding sequence GTGCTCAAGGCAGTTTTGGGACCCCTCCTCGCAGACTTTCAGTATTGGTTTTCCCGCTCGCGCGACATGCTTGAAACGCGGGACCTGCCAATGTTGCAACCAGAGGAGCGCGATCGCTTGTTGGAGCGCCTCAAGCAAGCACAGCTGGAAGTAACGGCGGCGGAAGGGCTGTTTCGCGCGACCGACGGTGCGGTGGGGATCGACATGAACGCAGTGGCACCGTGGCACCAGCTCGTCACCGAATGCTGGCGAGTGTCGGCACTGAGCCGCCAATCGACGGGGATAACCGAGGCAGATCGAACGGACGAGTCTGCTGAAGCATGA
- the dnaG gene encoding DNA primase, translating to MAAEIPRLHPDTIEAVREQSDIVDVISDRVALRKRGRDYLGLCPFHDEKTPSFSVSPSKQLYYCFGCGAGGNVFKFLMETGQQSFADVVLDLAKRYSVPIKTLEPERHRELQRQLTLREQLHEILAVAANFYQHALHQPQGRAARDYLIERRGLSDSTLQTFQLGYAPAGWDTLHRYLVEHKRYPEALVEQVGLIQPRKSGSGYIDRFRNRIAIPIADAQGRTIGFGSRALTPDDEPKYLNSPETPLFDKSNTLFALDKARSAIAKQDCAIVVEGYFDAIALHAAGIANTVAALGTAFTDRQLRQVLRFTESKQVVLNFDADAAGIKATQRAITDVEALVYSGHVQLRVLNLPDGKDADEFLRVRSDATRRNPAQQYRDLLDSAPLWLDWQIDCLVDNRDLKHADQYQQVAKGMVQLLARLDDATQRAHYLRTCADRLSQGDARTIDLYSKSLLAQIERLPRRNGRPVGSATAPEAASTGELLARAEALLLAIYLHCPDRRTDIAGRLEREELFFSLAPHRTLWQHICDLETADPTLCSDFGNRLLARLQDRLASDRALAPTASLLQLDEAKARDLDRASVSVRAAIAALEQVTCEKRKRYCLEQWQQLDPVADADRSQYYYQEFYNAQRRSAELARQRSQIPLTEILNA from the coding sequence ATGGCTGCCGAGATCCCGCGCTTGCACCCCGACACCATTGAAGCCGTCCGCGAGCAGTCCGACATCGTCGATGTCATCAGCGATCGCGTTGCGCTCCGCAAGCGCGGGCGCGACTACCTGGGGTTGTGCCCGTTCCACGACGAGAAAACCCCGAGCTTTAGCGTGAGCCCGAGCAAACAGCTTTACTACTGCTTCGGGTGCGGTGCGGGGGGTAACGTATTCAAGTTTCTGATGGAAACCGGACAGCAATCCTTCGCCGATGTTGTCCTCGACCTGGCCAAGCGCTATAGCGTCCCGATCAAAACCCTCGAGCCCGAGCGCCACCGCGAACTTCAGCGCCAGCTTACCCTGCGCGAGCAACTGCATGAAATCCTCGCCGTCGCCGCCAACTTCTACCAACACGCCCTTCATCAACCGCAAGGTCGCGCCGCTCGAGACTATCTCATCGAACGGCGCGGTTTAAGCGACTCCACGCTCCAGACGTTCCAACTCGGGTACGCGCCGGCCGGCTGGGACACGCTGCATCGCTACCTGGTCGAGCACAAACGCTACCCAGAAGCCCTTGTCGAGCAAGTCGGACTGATCCAGCCGCGCAAATCCGGCAGCGGCTATATCGATCGCTTCCGCAACCGCATTGCCATTCCGATTGCCGATGCTCAAGGCCGCACCATCGGCTTCGGGTCCCGCGCACTTACTCCCGACGACGAGCCGAAATACCTCAACTCTCCCGAAACACCCCTCTTCGATAAAAGCAACACGCTCTTCGCTCTCGACAAGGCCCGCAGTGCGATTGCCAAACAGGACTGCGCGATCGTCGTGGAGGGTTACTTCGACGCGATCGCCCTTCACGCTGCCGGGATCGCTAACACCGTTGCTGCCCTGGGCACCGCTTTCACGGACCGGCAGCTGCGCCAAGTGCTGCGCTTCACCGAATCCAAGCAGGTTGTACTCAACTTCGATGCTGACGCAGCCGGGATCAAAGCCACTCAGCGGGCGATTACCGACGTGGAAGCATTGGTTTACTCGGGGCACGTACAACTACGCGTGTTAAATCTTCCCGATGGGAAAGACGCAGATGAATTCTTGCGCGTTCGATCCGACGCGACGCGACGCAACCCGGCCCAGCAATATCGCGATTTATTAGACTCTGCGCCGCTGTGGTTGGACTGGCAGATCGACTGTTTGGTTGACAATCGCGACCTCAAGCATGCCGACCAATACCAGCAAGTTGCAAAAGGCATGGTGCAACTTCTCGCCCGCCTCGACGACGCCACCCAGCGGGCCCACTATCTCCGCACCTGTGCCGATCGCCTCAGCCAAGGCGATGCCCGCACAATCGACCTTTACAGTAAGAGCCTACTCGCTCAAATCGAGCGCCTCCCGCGCCGCAACGGCCGTCCTGTCGGCTCTGCGACGGCACCCGAGGCCGCTAGCACTGGCGAGCTACTCGCCCGTGCCGAAGCGTTGCTATTGGCAATTTATCTGCACTGTCCCGATCGCCGCACGGATATTGCCGGTCGCCTCGAGCGCGAGGAGCTGTTCTTCTCTCTCGCGCCGCATCGTACCCTGTGGCAGCACATCTGCGACCTCGAAACCGCCGACCCAACTCTCTGCAGCGACTTCGGTAACCGCTTGCTTGCCCGTTTGCAAGACCGTCTGGCCAGCGATCGTGCTCTCGCACCAACAGCCTCCTTGTTACAGCTAGATGAAGCGAAAGCTCGCGACCTCGACCGCGCCAGCGTATCCGTCCGTGCCGCGATTGCCGCTCTCGAGCAAGTTACTTGCGAGAAACGCAAGCGCTATTGCCTGGAGCAATGGCAGCAGCTCGATCCCGTCGCCGATGCCGATCGCTCTCAGTACTACTACCAAGAGTTCTACAACGCTCAGCGCCGGAGTGCCGAACTCGCACGCCAGCGCAGTCAGATTCCCCTAACTGAAATCCTAAATGCTTGA
- a CDS encoding DUF2973 domain-containing protein translates to MLHLLYILAFSIIAFLAVSNLIRSMVSVNSEPQISTARRRPPTPEPIHPELLDERGRPIDEPLLVMRSVSVEDAREKLDALYENSPGVSRDDDDTDRATAH, encoded by the coding sequence ATGCTACACCTTCTTTACATCCTTGCATTTTCGATTATTGCTTTCCTTGCGGTCAGCAATCTCATCCGCAGCATGGTTAGTGTCAATAGCGAGCCCCAGATTTCAACTGCCCGCCGGCGCCCGCCTACCCCTGAACCCATTCACCCGGAGCTGCTGGACGAGCGGGGTCGCCCGATCGACGAGCCGCTACTCGTGATGCGATCGGTCAGTGTCGAGGATGCACGCGAGAAACTCGACGCGTTGTATGAGAACTCGCCTGGAGTTTCCCGCGACGATGACGACACCGATCGCGCGACCGCTCACTAG
- a CDS encoding homoserine dehydrogenase, translating into MALRVGLLGLGTVGSGTAAILLDPSQRHPLVRELVIARAGVRSLEKQRSISLPAELLTTDLDAIVSDPNVDIVVEVLGGLEPARSLILKAIAHGKHVVTANKAAIARYGDEIFAAARAAGVYVAIEAAVGGGIPTIQPLKHALSVNRIRRVLGIVNGTTNYILTRMATEGADFAEVLADAQRLGYAEADPTADVDGLDAADKIAILAAIAFSDRVKLDDIHCEGIRQIGATDIGYAERLGFAIKLLAIAQREAGNTNDDALQVRVHPTLVPREHPLASINGVNNAIFIEGDPIGEVMLFGPGAGAGPTASAVVADLVSLVALMKTQPQGTDLHGLMSYMRQADCRIVPITELVTRFYARIDCIDRPGVIGYLGTTFGKHDVSLESIVQTDRREGLAEIVVVTHDVREGNFRDALAELASGAIEQIAIPSVLRVL; encoded by the coding sequence GTGGCGTTGCGAGTAGGATTGTTGGGTTTGGGAACGGTTGGCAGCGGAACGGCGGCGATATTGCTCGACCCGAGCCAACGCCACCCGCTCGTCCGGGAGCTAGTCATCGCGCGCGCGGGCGTGCGATCGCTGGAGAAGCAGCGCTCCATCTCCCTCCCGGCGGAGCTGCTGACCACCGATCTCGATGCGATTGTCTCGGACCCGAATGTCGATATTGTCGTGGAGGTTTTGGGCGGGCTCGAACCAGCGCGATCGCTCATCCTCAAGGCGATTGCCCACGGCAAACACGTGGTGACCGCCAATAAGGCGGCGATCGCGCGGTATGGCGATGAAATCTTTGCCGCCGCCCGGGCGGCAGGCGTCTACGTGGCGATCGAAGCAGCTGTGGGCGGCGGGATTCCCACGATCCAACCGCTGAAGCACGCCCTGAGCGTCAATCGGATTCGGCGGGTGCTGGGAATCGTCAACGGCACGACGAATTACATCCTCACGCGCATGGCAACGGAAGGAGCGGACTTTGCCGAAGTGCTCGCGGACGCTCAGCGTTTGGGCTACGCAGAAGCAGACCCCACTGCCGATGTGGATGGGTTGGATGCGGCGGACAAAATCGCCATTCTGGCCGCGATCGCCTTCAGCGATCGGGTGAAGCTAGACGATATTCACTGCGAGGGAATCCGGCAGATCGGAGCGACGGACATCGGCTACGCCGAGCGGTTGGGATTCGCGATCAAATTGCTGGCGATCGCGCAGCGGGAAGCAGGCAATACTAACGACGACGCGTTGCAGGTGCGAGTCCACCCGACGTTGGTGCCGCGGGAACACCCGCTCGCTAGCATCAACGGTGTCAACAATGCAATTTTCATCGAAGGCGACCCGATCGGCGAGGTGATGCTGTTCGGTCCGGGTGCGGGTGCGGGTCCGACTGCCAGTGCGGTCGTTGCGGACTTAGTGAGTTTGGTGGCGTTGATGAAGACGCAACCCCAGGGAACCGACTTACACGGTCTGATGAGCTATATGCGACAGGCCGATTGCCGGATCGTGCCGATAACGGAGCTAGTCACGCGGTTTTATGCCCGCATCGACTGCATCGATCGCCCGGGGGTCATCGGATATTTGGGCACGACCTTTGGCAAACACGATGTGAGCTTAGAGTCGATCGTGCAGACGGACCGCCGGGAGGGTTTGGCCGAGATCGTCGTGGTCACGCACGACGTGCGCGAAGGCAACTTCCGCGACGCGCTCGCGGAGCTGGCGTCGGGGGCAATCGAGCAGATTGCGATTCCGAGCGTATTGCGAGTGCTTTGA
- the fmt gene encoding methionyl-tRNA formyltransferase, producing the protein MRIVFFGTPAFAVPTLQQLLARSEFEVVAAVTQPDKRRGRGKQVMPSPVKQLAEEQGIPVWQPRRIKKDQPTLERLRQAAADAFVVVAYGQILSQAILDMPRLGCVNVHGSLLPKYRGAAPIQWCLHAGETETGIATMLMDAGMDTGAVLLKASVPIAWGENAWQLGDRLADLGATLLVETLLKLERGDIEPLPQDSKLATYAPLIQKADYALDWSRTAIALHNQVRAFYPSCTATYADKPLKILQTVPLTSAASANANLLPNIAALQAIAFPEGAPGEVVHLAKQLGPVVRTGGGVLLLSKVQPSGKKPQSGWDFVNGTRVRVGERLGGSL; encoded by the coding sequence ATGAGAATCGTCTTTTTTGGGACGCCAGCATTTGCAGTTCCGACGCTGCAGCAGCTGTTGGCGCGATCGGAGTTCGAGGTTGTTGCAGCTGTTACGCAGCCGGACAAACGGCGCGGGCGCGGGAAACAGGTGATGCCGTCACCGGTCAAACAGCTTGCCGAAGAGCAGGGGATTCCCGTGTGGCAGCCGCGCCGCATTAAGAAGGACCAACCGACGCTCGAGCGGTTGCGTCAGGCGGCAGCCGATGCCTTTGTTGTCGTGGCTTACGGGCAGATTCTCTCCCAGGCAATCCTCGATATGCCGCGCTTGGGTTGCGTCAACGTTCACGGCTCGCTGCTACCGAAGTATCGCGGTGCGGCACCGATTCAATGGTGCTTGCACGCCGGCGAGACCGAGACCGGCATTGCGACAATGCTGATGGATGCAGGTATGGATACAGGTGCGGTATTGCTGAAAGCGAGCGTGCCGATCGCCTGGGGGGAAAATGCTTGGCAGTTGGGCGATCGCCTGGCGGATCTCGGGGCGACGCTGCTCGTTGAGACGCTCCTGAAGCTCGAGCGCGGCGACATCGAACCCCTGCCGCAAGATAGCAAATTAGCAACCTACGCGCCGCTCATCCAGAAAGCGGACTACGCCCTTGACTGGTCGCGAACGGCGATCGCGCTCCACAACCAAGTGCGCGCGTTCTATCCCAGCTGCACGGCAACCTACGCCGACAAACCGTTAAAAATACTCCAGACCGTGCCGTTGACCTCTGCCGCGAGCGCGAACGCAAACCTGCTGCCTAACATTGCGGCACTGCAAGCGATCGCATTCCCTGAAGGGGCACCGGGAGAAGTCGTCCATCTGGCAAAGCAACTCGGTCCTGTCGTGCGGACGGGCGGGGGCGTGCTTTTGCTGAGTAAAGTGCAGCCGAGCGGCAAGAAACCGCAATCCGGCTGGGATTTTGTCAACGGCACGCGCGTCCGAGTTGGCGAACGCCTTGGCGGCAGTCTTTAG